Below is a window of Mycobacterium dioxanotrophicus DNA.
CAGGCTGTGCCGATTCCCCGGTCGCTGCGCTCCTGCCCGCCGCTCAGACACCGAGCACCTCGCGCAGCGATTCGACGGTCTCGACATGGGCGTGCGCGGTCAACGCGGCTGGCCCGGTGAAGTCGTGGCGCCCGTACCCCCAGGCGACCACCACGGTGTCGATGCCGTGTTCCGCCGCGCCCTCGACATCGTGGGCGCGGTCGCCGACCATGAGCACGCGTTGCGGCAGCGGCTGCAGTTGTGCCAGCGCATGGGCCACCACGTCGGCCTTTGCCGCCCGGGTGCCGTCCGGGCTGGCCCCGGCGATCACCTCGAAGTACCCGTCGAGACCGAAGTGCTCGAGGATGTGTCGAGCGGTCGGCTCGGCCTTCGAGGTGGCCACCGCCAGCCGGATCCCGGCCTTTTTCAGATCGGCGAGCAGCGGCTCGATGCCGTCGAACAGCCGGTTCATCGCCCACCCGCGGCTCGTGTAGTCGGCGCGGTAGGCGGCGATCGCGGCGTCGGCGTCGGCACCGAGACCCATACCACCCAGCGTGTAGTGCATGGGCGCCCCGACCACGAGGCTGGCGAGGTCTCCCTCGGGGACGGGGGCGCCGACCTGTGCCAGCGCGTGGCGGAAGCTGGACACGACTCCGTCGGCAGAATCGGTCAGGGTGCCGTCGAGGTCGAAGAGCACCAGCTCTGGGCGCATAGCGGCCGACGCGTCAGTTACAGGACCAGTCACAGACCCATTCTCCCCGATGCCCGAGACAGGGTCCCGACCACTACTGTCGTGCTGTGGCAAGTCCAACCCGCGCGGCCGCCCGCTACCACGGTGACCAGGCCGCATTGCCCGGGCAGCTGGACTTCGCGGTCAACGTACGCGCCGGCGCGCCACCGGACTGGCTGACCGCGCGGCTTGCTGCCCGGCTGGCTGATCTGGGCCGTTATCCCAGCGCGGCCGACGAACGGCGCGCGGTCTCGGCGGTCGCCGCACGGCACGGACGTCGTGAATCCGACGTTGCGCTGCTCGCAGGCGGTGCCGAGGGTTTCGCGCTGCTCGTTGACTTGCGGCCGCGATTGGCCGCGCTGATTGCGCCGTCGTTCACCGAACCGGAGGCGGTCCTGACCGCCGCCGGGGTGCCGGTTCACCATGCGGTCCTGGAGCCGCCGTTCCGGCTCTCGAGTGTCGCCATACCGGACGACGCCGATCTCGTGGTGATCGGCAATCCGACCAATCCGACCGGGGTGCTGCACTCGCGTGAGGACATCCTGGCGCTGCGCCGGCCAGGGCGCCTGGTGGTGGTCGACGAGGCCTTCGCCGACGCCATCCCGGGCGAACCCGAGTCGCTGGCCGGTGACGCGCTGCCCGATGTGCTGGTGCTGCGAAGCTTGACCAAGACGTGGGCGTTGGCCGGCTTGCGCGTCGGGTACGCGCTCGGCGCGCCCG
It encodes the following:
- a CDS encoding HAD-IA family hydrolase; amino-acid sequence: MRPELVLFDLDGTLTDSADGVVSSFRHALAQVGAPVPEGDLASLVVGAPMHYTLGGMGLGADADAAIAAYRADYTSRGWAMNRLFDGIEPLLADLKKAGIRLAVATSKAEPTARHILEHFGLDGYFEVIAGASPDGTRAAKADVVAHALAQLQPLPQRVLMVGDRAHDVEGAAEHGIDTVVVAWGYGRHDFTGPAALTAHAHVETVESLREVLGV
- the cobC gene encoding Rv2231c family pyridoxal phosphate-dependent protein CobC, encoding MASPTRAAARYHGDQAALPGQLDFAVNVRAGAPPDWLTARLAARLADLGRYPSAADERRAVSAVAARHGRRESDVALLAGGAEGFALLVDLRPRLAALIAPSFTEPEAVLTAAGVPVHHAVLEPPFRLSSVAIPDDADLVVIGNPTNPTGVLHSREDILALRRPGRLVVVDEAFADAIPGEPESLAGDALPDVLVLRSLTKTWALAGLRVGYALGAPEVLARLTARRAHWPLGTLQLEAIAATSTPAAVAEAEAAARRLAALRTAMAAALRALGLDVVAGTAPFVLFGVPDAELMRKHLESKGIAVRRCDTFVGLPANYLRAAVRAEWPVLVDAVTEVLR